In a single window of the Deltaproteobacteria bacterium genome:
- a CDS encoding GMC family oxidoreductase, with protein MGTDFDYDFAVVGSGFGGSVSALRLAEKGYSVAVLERGKRFGPNDFAKTNWDLRKYLWLPALKMFGIQNMALFKNVLVLSGTGVGGGSLVYANTLLEPTDAFFNSPQWSDLADWRKELAPHYATAKRMLGVTRNPHLTNVDQKLREVAQEMGKGESFHPVDVAVFFGKEGEAGKTVNDPFFGGAGPARAGCVQCGGCMVGCRYNAKNTLDKNYLFFAEKLGAQIIPETNVVDLKPIPGGGFEVHTEKSTSWFGEKKVIRARNVVLSAGVLGTVNLLLKCKTSGSLPELSDQLGHEVRTNSEALVGLTTRDKKQDFSQGIAITSGFFPEPNTHVEPVRYPSGSSFMRTLAAPMADAGNWFTRPMKMLAATVFHPIDSLRLLFNGRWAESTIILLVMQDIDNKMRFKLGRNLFTLFRKRMTTDTSGSLKVPSYIAAGHVVARALAQKVDAIPQSAVNEVMLQIPTTAHILGGCGIGKDPSHGVIDTNHQVFNYPGLYVCDGSVIPANLGVNPSLTITAMSERAMSKVPVKDTLRDLPPQARPANVSAPSQPAAG; from the coding sequence ATGGGGACTGACTTCGACTACGACTTCGCTGTGGTGGGCTCCGGCTTCGGCGGCAGCGTCTCGGCGCTGCGGCTCGCGGAGAAGGGCTACTCGGTGGCGGTGCTCGAGCGCGGCAAGCGCTTCGGACCGAACGACTTCGCCAAGACCAACTGGGACCTGCGCAAGTACCTCTGGCTGCCCGCGCTGAAGATGTTCGGCATCCAGAACATGGCGCTCTTCAAGAACGTGCTCGTGCTCTCCGGCACCGGTGTGGGCGGCGGCTCGCTGGTGTACGCGAACACGCTGCTCGAGCCGACGGACGCGTTCTTCAACTCGCCGCAGTGGAGCGACCTCGCCGATTGGCGCAAGGAGCTCGCGCCCCACTACGCGACGGCGAAGCGTATGCTGGGCGTGACGCGCAACCCGCACCTCACCAACGTGGACCAGAAGCTCCGCGAGGTGGCGCAGGAGATGGGCAAGGGCGAGAGCTTCCACCCCGTGGACGTCGCGGTCTTCTTTGGCAAGGAAGGCGAAGCGGGCAAGACCGTGAACGACCCGTTCTTCGGCGGCGCCGGCCCTGCGCGCGCGGGCTGCGTGCAGTGCGGCGGCTGCATGGTGGGCTGCCGCTACAACGCCAAGAACACGCTCGACAAGAACTACCTCTTCTTCGCCGAGAAGCTGGGCGCGCAGATCATCCCCGAGACGAACGTCGTCGATCTCAAGCCCATCCCCGGCGGCGGCTTCGAGGTGCACACCGAGAAGTCGACCTCGTGGTTCGGTGAGAAGAAGGTCATCCGCGCGCGCAACGTGGTGCTCTCCGCCGGCGTGCTGGGCACGGTGAACCTGCTCCTCAAGTGCAAGACCTCGGGCTCGCTGCCGGAGCTCTCGGACCAGCTCGGCCACGAGGTGCGCACCAACTCCGAGGCGCTCGTCGGGCTCACCACGCGCGACAAGAAGCAAGACTTCTCGCAGGGCATCGCCATCACCTCGGGCTTCTTCCCCGAGCCGAACACGCACGTGGAGCCGGTGCGCTACCCGAGCGGCAGCTCCTTCATGCGCACGCTCGCCGCGCCCATGGCCGACGCCGGGAACTGGTTCACCCGGCCCATGAAGATGCTGGCCGCGACGGTGTTCCACCCCATCGACAGCTTGCGCCTGCTCTTCAACGGCCGCTGGGCGGAGAGCACCATCATCCTGCTCGTGATGCAGGACATCGATAACAAGATGCGCTTCAAGCTCGGGCGCAACCTCTTCACCCTCTTCCGTAAGCGCATGACCACCGACACCTCCGGCAGCCTCAAGGTGCCCAGCTACATCGCCGCCGGACACGTGGTCGCGCGCGCGCTCGCGCAGAAGGTGGACGCCATTCCGCAGAGCGCGGTCAACGAGGTGATGCTGCAGATCCCCACGACGGCGCACATCCTCGGCGGCTGCGGCATCGGCAAGGACCCGAGCCACGGGGTCATCGACACCAACCACCAGGTATTCAACTACCCGGGCCTCTACGTGTGCGACGGCTCCGTCATCCCCGCGAACCTGGGTGTGAACCCCAGCCTCACCATCACCGCCATGAGCGAGCGCGCCATGAGCAAGGTGCCGGTGAAGGACACCCTGCGCGATCTGCCGCCGCAAGCGCGGCCGGCGAACGTCTCGGCGCCGTCGCAACCGGCGGCGGGCTGA
- a CDS encoding protein kinase, which translates to MVRPPTQMRDPLLGVKVGNFHLTRKLGEGGMGSVYLGEHPHIGSHVAVKFLHPALAMDPAVVRRFYSEARASNIAAHEHIVRVLDLGCLEGHGYYLMMEYIPAPTLKERMRGPMPLGFSEQVLSQLCAALADAHARGVVHRDLKPENILVLDRDGAPFVKITDFGIAKLRADAATLGGTMVGDVMGTPEYMAPEQCEGQPTDARADGYALGIIAYELVTGRTPFQGSTGQLLVAHLRHAPQPPRELRPDLPAAWNDAILRALSKRADERFPTVAAFRAALRAPGRPVTQARPPVEVKVEFAPGTPRFVLRALDLSRGGALVCFAGKPPPLLSRVRVAVGDVDLEADVVRHVSDADARAWGKEPGFAVQFRSAPATLGAAIDKLQQQPPPTARPPTPLPPTALAVDERAMLHRFSTRDPRDHYGALGLATDARYDEIISAGKRTVAALQTLEQRQLSPIDATQVQAALARVASAIAVLGSPSERLRFDAVLGNFRGVVRVLEGGISRDVVAREHAEFLRRHVDVAARVGVHLARIKIARARDNLPAAMRELEAALTAAPLDLTLHALRGELGLH; encoded by the coding sequence ATGGTTCGGCCGCCGACGCAGATGCGCGACCCGCTCCTCGGCGTGAAGGTGGGCAACTTCCACCTCACCCGGAAGCTCGGCGAAGGCGGGATGGGCTCGGTGTACCTCGGCGAGCATCCGCACATCGGCTCGCACGTGGCGGTGAAGTTCCTCCACCCCGCGCTGGCGATGGATCCCGCAGTGGTGCGGCGGTTCTACTCGGAGGCGCGCGCGTCGAACATCGCCGCGCACGAGCACATCGTTCGCGTGCTCGACCTCGGGTGCCTGGAGGGCCACGGCTACTACCTGATGATGGAGTACATCCCCGCGCCGACGTTGAAAGAGCGCATGCGCGGGCCGATGCCGCTGGGCTTCTCCGAACAGGTGCTCTCCCAGCTCTGCGCCGCGCTCGCCGACGCGCACGCGCGCGGGGTGGTGCACCGCGACCTCAAGCCCGAAAACATCCTCGTGCTCGATCGCGACGGCGCGCCGTTCGTGAAGATCACCGACTTCGGCATCGCCAAGCTCCGCGCCGACGCCGCGACCCTCGGCGGCACCATGGTCGGCGACGTGATGGGCACGCCCGAGTACATGGCGCCCGAGCAGTGCGAAGGCCAGCCCACCGACGCGCGCGCCGACGGCTATGCGCTGGGCATCATCGCCTACGAGCTCGTCACCGGCCGGACGCCGTTCCAGGGCAGCACCGGGCAGCTCCTGGTGGCGCACCTGCGACACGCGCCGCAGCCGCCGCGCGAGCTGCGGCCCGACTTGCCCGCGGCGTGGAACGACGCCATCCTCCGCGCGCTGTCGAAGAGAGCCGACGAGCGCTTCCCCACCGTGGCCGCTTTCCGCGCGGCGCTGCGCGCTCCAGGCCGGCCCGTGACGCAGGCGCGTCCGCCCGTGGAGGTGAAGGTCGAGTTCGCGCCAGGGACGCCGCGCTTCGTCTTGCGCGCGCTGGATCTCAGCCGCGGCGGCGCGCTGGTGTGCTTCGCGGGAAAGCCGCCGCCGCTGCTCTCGCGGGTGCGCGTGGCCGTGGGCGACGTGGACCTCGAGGCCGACGTCGTTCGCCACGTGAGCGACGCCGACGCCCGCGCCTGGGGCAAGGAGCCGGGCTTCGCGGTGCAGTTCCGGAGCGCACCAGCCACGCTCGGCGCCGCCATCGACAAGCTCCAGCAACAGCCGCCGCCGACCGCGCGGCCGCCGACGCCGCTGCCGCCCACCGCGCTCGCCGTGGACGAGCGCGCCATGTTGCACCGCTTCAGCACCCGCGATCCGCGCGATCACTACGGCGCCCTCGGCCTGGCCACGGACGCGCGCTACGACGAGATCATCTCCGCGGGAAAGCGCACGGTGGCTGCGCTCCAAACGCTCGAGCAGCGGCAGCTCTCGCCCATCGACGCCACGCAGGTGCAGGCCGCGCTCGCCCGCGTGGCCTCGGCGATCGCCGTGTTGGGCTCGCCGAGCGAGCGGCTTCGGTTCGACGCGGTGCTGGGCAACTTTCGCGGCGTGGTGCGCGTGCTCGAGGGCGGCATCTCGCGCGACGTCGTGGCCCGCGAGCACGCGGAGTTCCTGCGCCGCCACGTCGACGTCGCTGCTCGCGTGGGTGTGCACCTCGCTCGCATCAAGATCGCCCGCGCGCGCGACAACCTTCCCGCGGCGATGCGCGAGCTCGAGGCCGCGCTCACAGCCGCGCCGCTGGACCTCACGCTGCACGCGCTTCGGGGCGAGCTCGGGCTGCATTGA